In Glycine max cultivar Williams 82 chromosome 7, Glycine_max_v4.0, whole genome shotgun sequence, a single window of DNA contains:
- the LOC100797871 gene encoding steroid 5-alpha-reductase DET2, which yields MIPEHYSDSSLFHSSLLTLFLIAPPTFLSLTFLQAPYGKHHRPGWGPNLPPPLAWLLMESPTLWLTLLLFPLGLHSHNPKAQALITPFLIHYFNRTILYPLHLLLTPSKKTTPGFPLSVALMAFAFNVLNSYLQARTVSHYNNHYDDSGFFWFRFLCGLLVFLLGMGINVWADRVLLRLKSEGKGYVVPRGGLFELVACPNYFGEIVEWLGWAVMTWSWAGLGFFVYTFANLGPRARANRRWYLEKFGEDYPKERKAVIPYLY from the coding sequence ATGATCCCAGAACACTACTCCGACTCATCTCTCTTCCACAGCTCCCTCCTTACCCTCTTCCTAATCGCACCCCCCACCTTCCTCTCCCTCACCTTCCTCCAGGCCCCCTACGGCAAGCACCACAGGCCCGGCTGGGGGCCCAACCTCCCTCCCCCCTTAGCCTGGCTCCTCATGGAAAGCCCAACCCTCTGGCTCACCCTCCTGCTCTTCCCACTGGGCCTCCACTCCCACAACCCCAAAGCCCAGGCCCTCATCACCCCCTTCCTAATCCACTACTTCAACCGCACCATCCTCTACCCTCTCCACCTCCTCCTCACTCCTTCAAAGAAAACCACACCGGGCTTCCCCCTCAGCGTAGCCCTAATGGCATTCGCCTTCAACGTTCTCAATTCCTACCTCCAGGCCCGAACGGTCTCTCACTACAACAATCACTATGATGACTCGGGCTTTTTCTGGTTCCGGTTTTTGTGTGGGCTTTTGGTGTTTTTATTGGGGATGGGGATTAATGTATGGGCTGATAGGGTTTTGTTGCGGCTCAAGAGCGAGGGAAAGGGCTACGTGGTGCCGCGCGGTGGGTTGTTCGAGCTCGTGGCGTGTCCGAATTACTTTGGGGAGATTGTCGAGTGGCTCGGCTGGGCCGTGATGACTTGGTCATGGGCCGGGCTGGGCTTTTTTGTTTACACTTTTGCGAATTTGGGTCCAAGGGCCCGGGCCAACCGTAGGTGGTATTTGGAGAAGTTTGGGGAGGATTATCCAAAGGAGAGAAAGGCTGTTATTCCTTACTtgtattga